The Polyangium mundeleinium genome contains the following window.
ACTCGAGCGCGTCCGGGTGGAAGTGCGAGGGGCCGAGGCCGAGGGACACAAGCGTCTCCTTCGGGAAGACGCCCTGGAAGGCGAGGTTGTGGATCGTGAGCACGGTGCGCGGGCGCGGACCTCGGGCCTCGCGGAGCAGGTACGGGACGGCTGCGCCGGGCCAGTCGTGCACGTGGACGACGTCGAAGCCCTCGGCCATCGCGGCGGCCGCGCGCGCGAAGAGGGCGAAGCGGCGCGCGGTCTCGTGCTCGCCGTCGCCCTCGCGGCCGTAGGGGCCGAGGTGCGCGGGGAGGTCGGGGAGCACGACGACACGGGCGCGGACGCCGGGCGCGATCGGGATCTCCGGTTCGAGGGGCCTGCCTGGGGGCGCGGGGATCACGACGGTGACGTCGTGCCCGAGGCGCGCGAGGGCGCGGGCGAGCCCGGCGACGCCGTCCGCGATGCCGCCGAAGCGGACGAGGGGCGCGAGCTCGGCCGCGACGTGGAGGAGCTTCAAGGGCAGCTCAGGGCGGGCACTTGCCGCCGCAGTCCGCGGGGCAGGTGCACTGGTTCTCGCTCTTCGCGGTGCAGGTGCCGTCGCCGCACGTGCCGGTGCAGGCGCCACAATCCTGGAGGCAGTCCAGGCAGGTCTCGAAGGGCTGGCAGACGCCGTCGCCGCAGAAGCCGACGCAGTCCGCCCCGCAGGTGACGGTCTCGCTGCAGTGGCAGATGCCGTCGCCGCACTTGGGCCCGCAGTCCGCGACGCAGCCCATGCACGTCTCGCCGGTCTCGCAGGAGCCGTTGCCGCAGCACGCGCCGGTGCAGTCCTGCGCGCAGGTCAGGCAGGTCTCGCCGAAGTTGCAGACGCCGTCGCCGCAGCAAGCGCCGCAGTCCGCCGCGCAGCTCTGGCAGGTCTCGCCGGTGCCGCAGGACTTGTTGCCGCAGAGCTCGCCGCAGTCCTTGGGGCAGTTCGACTTCGTCTCGCCCGCCGAGCAGGTGCCGTTGCCACAGGCGACGGGGCAATCGGTCGGGCACTTGGCGTGGTTCTCGAAGTTCTGGCAGACGCCGTCCCCGCAAGCCGGGCACGCGCCGCAGTCCTCGACGCACGCGCCGCAGAGGATCTCGGCGGCCTCGCAGACGTCGTTGCCACAGCAATCGCAGTCGTCGTAGCAGGTGGAGCACTTCTCGCCGAAGTTGCAGGCGCCGTCGCCGCAGCAGGCGCCGCAGTCCGCGGAGCAGTTCGAGCAGTTCTCGCCGAAGTTCGTGTCGCACTTGCCGTTCGAGCAACACGCGCCGCAGTCGTCGTCGCAGTTCGCGCAGTTCTCGCCGAAGCCCGTGTCACACGTGCCATTGCCGCAGCAGACGCCGCAGTCGCCGGGGCAGTTCGCGCACGTCTCGGTGCCTTCGCAGACGTCGTCGCCGCAGTTGCACGGGCAATCCACGAGGCAGGAGCCACACGACTCGCCAGGCACACACGCGCCGTCGCCGCAGTTGATCTGCGGGATGCACGCAGGCGTGCCGCTGCCCGGAGGCTTCTCCTCGCAGGCGTACCCCGTCGGGCAAGGGTGTTCGATGCAAACACACGGCAAGCTGAGCGGGACGACGCCCATCGTGCCCGCAGGGAACTCGGTGAACATCGTCTCGGAGGAAACAGTGTCGTCATCCCGCGCAAGGTCGAACGTGGCCGACGCGCGGTGCTTCGTGCCCTCGGGATCCGAGAGCGAGATGCGGCGCGCAATCGGGAGCTCAGCAGCACTCGCGACAGGGATGGTCTCCGTGAGGTCGATGCGATCCCCCGTCTCCACCTGCACCGTGACGGAGCGAAGGCGCGCCGCACATTCGGTGCCGACGCCCATCACAAGCGTGACGTCGGTGGTCGCCGAAGGCGCGACGTCGCTGCCGCACTGCAAGCCGAACACGGCAAGGAAAAGGGCGAGCGCAGCGACGACAACGCCACGAAGCGCAAGAGGAGCAGTCGGCCGGGACATGTCCCATCGTCGCGCCAATCGCAGGGCTTTCGCAATCCGAACGGGCTCGTCATAGGGCGCGGAGCTGGGGCTTTGCCCCAGGCCCCAGCAGGGGCTATCCGCCCCTGCACCCGGACCAGCCAGGGGCTGGACCCGGGGTCGATGAACTGCGCGATGCGCAGTTCATCGAACAGCCGGTGGCAAGACCGCAAACGACCCTGCCAACAGCAACCGCAGCGCCGCAGGTTCACCCGGCAGCGTGCGCGTCGCCGGCTTGGAACCCACCTCCATGGTCTTGCCACCGGCCCGTTGGAAGAACTGCGCGGAGCGCAGTTCTTCCACCCTCGGTCCAGGCCGTGCCTGGTCCGGGTCGAGGGGCGGACAGCCCCCGCGGGGTCCGGGGCAGCGCCCCGGCGCGACGGCTCAGCTCAGCTCAGCTCCCGAGCGCGCAGGCTGAGGACAGCCTCGTGCCGCAGCACGTCGAAGCGCCGCACACCTGGCCTGTGGTGGAGAGGCCCGCGCCACAGGAGAAGCCGGCGCCGCATCCGCACGAGGACGGGCCCGCGTCGACGTCCCCACCGTCGCCAGCGTCATCGCCTGCGTCATCGCCTGCGTCGTCGCCTGCGTCGTCGCTGGGGCCTGCGTCTGCGTCGTCGCATCCGCATACGGAGCCGACGTGGAAGACGAGCTTGCGCGTCGCGGCTTCGCAGAAGTCCGTGTCGATGGTTTGGATGTCGCCGAGGATGGGCGGCAGGGGCGAGGGGCAAGCGAACTCCTTGCCCGGCCCCGCGTTCTCCTGGCCCTTCAGGGTTGCGAAGGAGAGGACCTCGATGTTGATGCGCTCGGAGGCTGGGTTTTCCGCGTCGCGCTTGAGGACGAAGCTCGCCGGGGTGTCGCCCGTGAGGTTCACGCAGAGCGCGGCGACCTCGGTGCTGCCCTTCGTGACGACGATGCGCGCGGCGCCGGGCTTCGCGGGGGTCTCCACGGGGACGAGCTCGACGAGCAGGTAACTCGGGTTCCCGGCGTCGTCCGATCCACACGCCGAGACGAGGATGCCGGTCGTCGCCAGGAGGGATGCGCCCACGGCGAGGGCGAGGGCCGCGCGCCGGCGAGAACGGGGCATGTCGCGAGCGGCGTCGGGCATCAGAACCTCACGATGGCGGGGAAGACGCGGTCGACGGTGCTCGTCGGGGGCAAGGCCGCGGCGGGCGTCTCGGGGCTCGTGACGACGACGATCGTGGTCGCCACGGCCGCGCCGACCACGACGGCTCCGACGGTGCCCCAGAACCAGGGCCGCTTGTAGAAGGGCGGATCCTTGGGCTTGGGCGCCTCGGTCGTCGCGGAGCGCGGCGCGGTGAGCGTGAGGGCCGTGTCGCCCTGCGCGAGCGTCTTCGTGACCGTGGTCGTGTCGTGCCCCTTGGCGCCGATCACGAAGACGTGTTTGCCGGGGTCGAGCTCGGCGCGGCCGTCGGCGGCGAGCTTGATGGGCGCGCCGTCGACGGTGACGTCCGCGTTTGCGGGGCTCGTCTGGAGCTCGATGCGGACGATCTTGCCCGAGACCTCTTCGCGCAGCTTGTCGATCTCGGTCTTGAGCGAGGGCTTGATGGGCGCCTTGCGCGTCTCGGCGTCGACGACGGCGCCGTCGAGGATGTCACGTGCCTCGACGTACCGGCCGAGGGCGCGGAGCGAGGCGGCGATGTTGAAGCGGACGCTCGTCGAGGGGCTGATGTCGTCGGACTTGCGGAAGGCTTCGAGGGCCTCGGCCCATTTGCCCTCGTCGCTGAGCGCGAGGCCCTGGTCGAAGAGGGCGCGCGCTTCGCGCTGCTCGGGCGTGGGTTTGGTAGGGCCCGCGCCGAGCGCGACGGGCGCGACGAGCAGACATGCGACGACGGGGGCGACGGCGAGCCATCGCAGCGGCGAACGAGGCATCAGTCGTAGCTCCGGACGAGAGGTCCGCCCTTCTTCGTCGGCGGGGGCGAGGACGTCGAGCCCGCCTTTGGGGCCGTCGCGCCGGCCTTCGCCGAAGGCTTGGCCGACGCGGCCAGCGGATCCGGCGCGGCCGAGGATGAGGGCAGCACAGCGGGGATCACCGAGGACGACGGCGCAGGCACGAAGACGACGACCGACGCGGGCGCTGCGGCCGCGATCTGCGCGTCGTCGCCGCCGCCACGCGCGTGGAGGAGGACGAACGCGCCGCCGCCGAGGAGCAGCGTGACGAACACGGCGAGGAAGACGTGGAGCATCGAATACGCGCCGCGCGGACGCGCCGTCCCGAGCCCGAGCGCGTGCGGGTCGCTCTGCGCGATGCCCGGGATCGACGAGCTCGTCGTGCCGCTCTGCTCCGGGCCGATCGGGAACGGCACGTAGCTGCTCGGCGCCGGGGTGTGCCCTTGCGGGCCGGGGATCTGCGGGGCCTGCCCGGGCGTGAGCGTCCCGAGCCGCGCGCTTGGCGGGGCCGGCGTCGCGAGCTGCCCGGCGGGATGGGACGGCGGCGTGAACACGCCCGGCGTCAGCGTGTTGAGGCGCGGCGCCGAGCTCATCTGCGCGCGCGGGGCATTGCTCGCGACGCGCGCGAGCAGGGCCTTGCGCCACGCGCACCGCTCCGGGAACGTCTCGGCGATCCACGCCGCGGCCGAGGCAGCATCGTGCGGGGCGCCGCGGGCGCGCGCCCAGGCGCGGAGATCGTTCTCCACGGCGAGGGCCGTCGGATATCGCTCGGCCCGTTCGCGCGCCATCGTGCGCATCACGATGGGATCGAGCGAGGCGTGGATCACGTCGCGCACCTGGCTCGGCGGCTCCACGACTGCGCTCTGGAGCGCCATGATCGTCTCGAGATCCGAATTCCGCGCGAAGGGCGAGTTGCCCGTGCAGAGCTCGTAGAGCATCACGCCGAGGCTGAAGACGTCGACGGTCCGATCGACGGCCGCGCCGCGGAACGTCTCGGGGGCCATATACGGGAGCTTTCCCTTCAGCTCGCCGTGGGAGGTCTGCACCATGCGCTGCTTCGCCTTCGCGACGCCGAAGTCGAAGAGCATCGGGTGCCCCGCGTCCGAGAGGATCACGTTGGAGGTCGAAACGTCGCGGTGGATGATCTCCAGCGACTCGCCTTCGAGGTTCTTCGCCTCGTGCGCGGCGTGCAGCGCGGAGGCGACCTCGGCGCCGATCCACGCGACCATCCAGTCGGGGAACGCCGTGCCGTGGTTCTTGCGGATGTCCCGCAGCATGCGCTGCAGCGGGTCGCCGTTCGCGTAGTCGAGGACGACGAAGTGGTTTCCCGCTTCGGAGCCGACGTCGATCGTCGAAATGATGTTCGGGTGCCGGATGGCCGCAGCGACGTTGGCCTCGTCGTGCAGCATCAGGATGAAGGTCTCGTCCTCGGCGAGGAACGGGTGGATGCGCTTGACCGCCACGGGTTTGACGAACCCGCCGGGCGCGACGAAGCGCGCGAGGAAGACCTCACCCATGCCGCCGGACGCGAGTCGCTCTACGATCTCGTAGCGACCGAGGCGCTCGGGGACGTCCTGGGACTCCGACATGGGATCCCGAGGGTACACCTTTGCCGCTCTCGCCACAAACACCCGGCGCTACGAGATCGGCAGTCTTTCGACGATCCGGCTGACCCGGCGGTCAGTGTTTTGCGTCGACGGCGCCGGGGCCGAGCAACGTGCCGCACATGGTTTTGCAGAGGATGTCGTGCGCGGCGCAGGTGCACTGTCCCTGCTTCTTCTGGTCGAGCTTCTTCTGCATCTCGGCGATGGTGAACCCGGCCCGCTTCTCGACCTTCTGGACGGTCCACTTGTCCCGGATCTGCCACGGCGTACGAGCGTCGGTGGGTTTGCCGTCGGCCTCGGCGCAGCAGCGGAAGCTCAAGAAATAATAATAAAAATCCTCGTCGTGTGTGTAGACCTTGGGGCGGCACTGGTTGCGGACGCCCTTGTACCAGGGGCCGCCGGTGTGGACGCTGTCGTAGAGCGCATGCCGCGAGCCCTTGGGTTGCTCGCTCGCGACGACCTCGTCGGTGTTGGCCGGCATGTCGGCGACGCCGAAATCGCTGATGCAATTCGCCTGCGAGCCGCTCGGGACGCCCTTCCAAAGGCGCGCGAGCTCGTCTCCGTCCCGCGCGGCGACCTTCTTCATGTTGGGATCGTCCCAGAGGTGGTCGCCGTTGCACTTGGCCGCGTCGCGCACGTAGCCGTGCGGGAACGGCTTCATCTCGGGGCCTTCGCAGGCGAAGTTCCACTCGGACTCGGTGCACATGCGCTTGCCCACGGAGGCGCACTTGATCTGCGCCTGGTGGAAGCGATTCATGACCTCGGGCCGCACGCCCTTCTGGTTCGGCCATTCATAGGTGTCGACGCAGTAGCGCTTCTTCACCTTCTTGCCGACGCATTTGCTCGTCGGCTCGAACTCCTCGCACACGGTCTTCTTGTTCGATTTGTCGAACCAGCTCTTCTTGCACTTGTGCTCGACCTCGGTGCAGTACTCGCCCTCGACGAGCTTCATGTCGGGCGGGCACGCCGAAGGCTCGGGCGAAGCCACGGGCGTGGGCGCAGGCGTGGCCATGGCGCTCGTCGCCGGCGCGGGCTCGGCGGTCTTCGGGGTCGTGTCTGCGGGCGCCGCGTCCGCGGGCTTTTCGGTGGGGATGGCGGCCGCAGGGGGCGGCGCAGGAGGCGGGGGCGGCGGCGGAGAGCCGCCCATCACGGGCTCGGGAGCGGCGGCGGAACACGCGGCGACGAAGACGAGGGCCGCGACGATCGAAGGGAGGGACGAGACGATCCGCATACCCGCCCTCCCATAGTCGAGCGGGGATCGGGCGCCAGCCTCATTTCGGCGGGACGGGCGGCTCGTCGTCGGGCTGGATGCAAGCCGAGAGGTCGAAGAGCATGAAGAGCAGCGCCTTCTCCTGCGGCGAGAGATCCGTCGTCTTGCACCCGTTCGGGAACGCAGCGCCGATCTCGTCGCCCGAGGAGACGTGAATGTCGCTGAAGACGACGCGGCCGCACTGGTTCTCCTCGGCCACGCCGATCGGCGTGTTGAACGTGAGGTACTGGACCGAGCCCGGGTTTTCTCCGTAAATCCAGCGGCGCGAGATGGCCGGATTGACCTCGTCGACCGTGTGCTGTCCTTCCTTGATGACGAGCTGGCCAGCGGTGGTCGAGGCGTTGACGTTGACGAGCCAGTCGCGGAGCGCGGCGCCCTTGGGGAAGGAGTCGTCGATCTTCGCGGTGAAGGGGTTCGCGAGGTCGGGCTGGTGGTTGAAGACGGCCGTGTCCGGGAAGGGATCGGGGCCCTGTTCGAGCCAGTAGTTGTGCCAGTGCGAGGCGAAGATGCGCCCGCCCTGGGAGGCGTAATCGAACATGGCCTGACGCGCGGCCGCGGGCTTCTGCGAGCCGTTCTGAGCGGCCTCGCAGGCCATGAGGATGACGTCGTACTTCTTGAGGCTGTCGACGTTGGCCCAAAGCGTGGTCGCGGCGGCGAACGAGGCGCCGTTGTTGAGCGACGCGGCGTACTTGTTCGAGCCGCCGGGGCCCGAGAAGAGCTGGACACGGCCATTGCCGTCCGCAGGCGTGAACTCGGCGTCGTCGATGCCGATCTTGCGCAGGAGGCACTCGAGCGGATCAGCGCCGCCGGTGGTGAGCGCGATGTGCGGGATATCTCCCTCGGACTGGTTGCGCGGCAGGCGCGTGACGTTGGCGTCGGTGAGCGCGTTGTCGACGCACTCGGTGACCTCGGGCAGGATGATCTGCCGGCGCCACTTGCCGACCTGGATCACGAGCGGGATGTCCTTGCCGACAGGGACGTCCTCCAGGACGAACCTGCCCTGGGTGTCCGTGAGCGCAGTGACCACCGGGTCACCGGAGAGCACGGAGCCGCATTGATCGCAGCTCGCGCCTGCGGGGAGCGGCTTCAGCTCCTCGTTCGGGATGTAGACGGTGACGTTGTAGAGCGGGGTTTTGCCGGCCGGATCGTAGACCTTGCCGGTCACCGTGGTCTTGGCGCCGCCGGCGCAGTTGACCTGCTGGCATTCGAGGTTCGAACAAGGCGGCCCGCCGCCCGTGAAGATGCCGCCGACGCCGTCGGCACCCGTGCCGCCCTGGCCCATGCCGCCCATGCCGCCCTGGGCCGTGCCCGCCGATCCGCCCGAGCCAGTGGGCGTGGAGCTGCCACCCCCGCCACAAGCGCCCGCCGAAAGCCCGACGAGGATCGCCAAGGTCGCGCCGATCCCGACGCAAACCGCGTGTTTGCCTCTCATGTTGCTGCCTCTCTCCCGGCGCCGCGGCGCCAAGCAAAGAACCCGAGCGCGCACCGAGCAAGGCAGCGATCGCAGCTCACCCGGCCGTCTGCATTGTGCATCAGCCGCGAGAGCACTGCATCGCCGTCACGTGAGGGACGGGAGAGGCGTTCTTCGGAGGACGCCGCCTCGAAGGGGAGGCAGCGTCCGGCGATGAATCGTAGTGCCCAGGGTCGGAATCGAACCAACCACACGCGGATTTTCAATCCGCTGCTCTACCAACTGAGCTACCTGGGCGTCGTCCGTGGTTGCTCTTGCGAGCTCCGCGGACCGCGTACGTTACGCGGACCGTCTTCTAAGTCAAGCGTCCAATCGTTCTTCCACGACAATTTTTTCATCCGCGGGAACGGGCAGCGGGCTCGGGGCCTCCGTCGAAGGGTTTTTCGCGGGGTTTTCCGCAAGGAGGTCGTCGACCGGCGCCGGGGGCTCGGCCGGATCGGCGGCGGAAGGAAGCGCGGCCCGCGGGGGCTCGGCGTCGTCGTCGGCAGGGGATGCAGGGAGCGAGACCGGGACGACTGGCTCGTTCGTCGTCTGGGGGAGGACACGATCGACGTGGCGGAGGGCCGCCGCGAGCCAGGAAGCGCGGAGGAACAAGACCGCCAGCACGGATGCTTGGTGCACCAAGAATGCGGCGAAGACCTGCGCCTTGCGCTCGACGCCGATGCGGGAGCCGAGGACGACCGCAGCGCCGAGGAACACGGCGCCGAGCGCAGCACGCCAGAACCAACCGGCGAGGAGCGCGAGCGGAGCACTGCGAACAGCCGCGAAGGCGCGCTTGATGGAGGCACGCATGCCGAGCTCGCCACGGACGGCCGCGGCGCGCGCGATGTCGTGGAAGACGGAGACGAGGAGGACGAGGATGATCGCGGCGGCGACGAAGCCGACGCGCACCTGATCCGCGGCGCGCAAGTCGATCGTCTGCCTGCGCGCGAAGGCGTTGCCGATGGCGATCATGACGCCGCCGAGCAGCGCCTCGATCAGCGCCGCAGCGCCGAGCAGGAGCGAGAAGGTGCCGAGGGGGCGGAGCGCCCACGCGCCGAGATCACGGGCGGCGACGCGGCCCTTCGCGCCGAGCGCGCCGAGGAGCGCGCCGAGCGGCAAGAGGCTGACGAAGCAGACGAGAACGAAGAGCAGGAGCGTGCTCGCGCTCGAAGGGCGGAGAGCTCCGGTTGAACGGCGCAACGCTTCGAGGAGGAGCAGGCCGCCTTGATCGAAGAGCACGGCGTCGCCACGCGGGTAGCCGGAGACGGCGCCGCCGAGCGTGACGGCGAAGGGCCACGCGAGCAGGAAGGCCGCGACGAGGCGGAACGCGTAGACGAGCAACACGACCCCGGGGCGCTTGCGCGCGAGGGGTCTGTCTTCGATCGTGCCTTGCGCGTGGTTCATGGTGCTCACGGAGCGAGGAGCCAGAGGAGGAGCTCGGCGCCGAACATGCCACGCTCGAGCACACGCGAGCCGACGCCGCCGCCTCGCTCGTTCTGCGCGTTGTTCAAGAGGTCGTCGTCGAGCAGCACGCGATGCTCGGGATCGATGATGGCCCCGACGAGCCGGCGTTCGCCCTCGTAGTCGACCTCGTGCGTGACGCCCTTGCCTTCCCAGCGCACGCGCTTCGTCGAGCCGTCCTCCATCACGAGGTCGATGTCGACGGGGAAGACGAGCGTGCCGCGGCGCCGGACGAGGACACGGCCGCGGTAGCCGTACGTGTCGAGCACGGGCGCGGCGGAGGGGCTCTGCGGATCGCCGAACAGGCCGCCGAGCGGCTCCATCCGGTTCGAGCTGATCTCGGCGACGGAGTAGTCGACCCAGCCGCGCTCGAAGATCGCCTGACGCGCGGCGAGCTCAGCGTCGGGCCCGAGCGTGTCGCGGAGGATGCCGAGGAGCTCCTCGGGCCCAGGGTGGCGGAAGCGGTAGCGGCGCGTGTAACGGCCGATCGCCTCGCGGACGCGATCCGGGCCGTAGACGCCCGCGAGCGTGTTCAAGATGGTGGCCGTGCGCGAGTAGACGAGCGAGCCGTAGTCGCTGCCGCTCGCGAAGCGCGCGGCGGACTGCGCGACGGCGTCGTTGTGCTCGACCTCGGCGGCGGCGACGCGGTAGGCTGAGGGGAGCGCGACACCAAAGCCCCCCGGCAAGCGCAGCGCCGAATTGCCGGGCCAGCGCGCCTCCATGGACTCGCCCTCCGCGTACGTGTTGAGGCCCTCGTCGAGGAACGGGAAGGCATGCTCGTTCGTCGCGACGAGCCCGTAGAACCACTGATGCCCGAGCTCGTGGAGGGTCACGCCTTCGATGGCGCGCGCGCCCGTCTCGGGTGTCCACCACGCGCCGCCCGTGGTGATCAGCGTGGGGTACTCCATGCCGCCGGCTTCACCGGCGCCGCGCGGCGGATGCACGATCGTGACCGTGCCGTACGGGTACTTTCCGTACGCCGCGCCGAAGTGCTCGAGCCCGAACCGGACCGCGTCGAGCTCGATCGTCGCGACGCGATCGAAGCCCGGCGGATAGAGGCAACGAAGCGCGACGCCGTCCGCTGTCGTCGCCGTGACCTCGCGGAAGTGATCCCACGCGGTGAACGCGAAGTCGTGCACGTCCTCCTGCAGGAAGCGGCGCTCGATGCGGCCGCCCTTCGCGGTCTCCTTGTCGAGCCTGCCGGTCGCGCCGATGACGAAGCCCTCGGGCGCGTCGATCGTGACGTCGTAGTTGCCGTAGTCCGCGTAAAACTCCGAGAAGCGATAGAACGGGAAGTGCGCCCAGCGCCCATCGGGCTCGATCTTCGCGAGCTTGGGGAACCACTGCGCGACCATGTGGAAGCTCTCGGCGAACCCGGTCCGCAGCGTGACGCTCGGCAGATCGGAGACGAACGCGACGTCGAGCGTGAGCGTCTCGCCTGGCTCGATCGCGCGCGGCAAGGGCACGCGGATGTCGGTCTCGTCGTCGGGATCGCCGGGCGTGTGGCGATCGGCCTTGTCCCAAAGCTCGCTGTCGAGCTCGCGTGCGAAGAGCTTCGAGACGCGGATCCAGCCGTAGTCGGCGAGCGCGCCGCCGCCGCGGAAGCCCCGCGCGCGCTGCCGCATGTAGTTCGTCTTCTCGTTCTTGAAGGCGTTCAGGTAGAGGTGCAGCCAGATCTCGCGCTGCGGGATGTGCGAGGCGTTGCGCCAGACGATCGTGCCCTCGCCACGCACCTGGTGGAGCGTCGGATCGAGCGTGGCGCGCAGCGTGTAGCTCGCGACGGGATCCGCGTGCGCGGCCATGGGCTCGGCGGCGAACGCTGGGAGCGCGCCGGAGCCCGCGCTGCTCGGAGGGATCACGGCTTCGGCGAGCTCGACGCCCGCCGCAGCGGGAGGCTCTGCCGAGACGCTCGCAGTCGCCGCGAGCGCTGCGCCGTAGGTCGCGCCGAGGCCCACGGCGATGGCGAGGGCCGTCCGGCCCCACCCACCCCGCCCCCCCTGTCGTTGGTTCATCGTCTTCCTCTCGGGAACGTCGCGAGATCGAGCTTGTTCGCCACGAGCAGATCGTGGACGACCCGCAGCACCTCGATCGTCGGCAGGCCCGTGGCGCCGATGATGTCTTCGATCGAGGCCGCGCCGTCGATCGAAGCGACGATCATGCGCCCACGCTCGTCGAGGCCCCGCGCGAGCTCCTCGATGGAGGCCCTGAGCCGCGGCACGTGGCTCATCTCGCCGATGCGCGCCATGTACTTCTGCTTCAGCATCTGCCGCGAACTCTCGGCGTAGCTGAGCGCGCCGATGTTGTCCGGAGCGTCCGCGAGGATCGCCTCCGCGAGCGCGAGCGCGGCGCGATGATCCCCGGCCTCGTAACGTGACCGCACCTCGTTGAGCCGCTCGCTCACGGGCACGCTCGGCACGGGCGAGGAGCGCTCGCCCGACATGAGCGACTCGGCGCTGCGTGATCCCGTCTCGGATCCACGCCTGCGGTGCGACGGACGCCCTGCATTGCTCGGCGGCGCGGGCGGCGGCGCGTCCAGCGTGGGCTTCACGGTCCGCGTCGGCGTGAGGCGTGACGCGAGGCGCGGACGCTCGTCGATCGGGCGAGGGCGAGGCGTCTCCTCGGGCGCCGGCGTGGGCGTCGGCGCTGGCGCGGGTACACGCGCGCGCATGGGCTCTTCCGCCGGGCGTGAGCGCGGAGGCTCTTCCGTCGGACGCGAGCGCGGAGGTTCTTCCGTCGGGCGTGAGCGCGGAGGCTCCGTTTCGAGCGTCCGCGGCGGCGGCTCGGTCTCGATCGTGTCTCGCGCGCGAAAGAACTCCACGCCGAGCTCCTCGAACACGGCATCCGCGGTGTCGAGCGCGCGCGCCGTGAGCGACGACGACGATTCGCGCGCGGCGATGCCGCGATAGAGCGGCTCGTGCTCTTCGAGCAGCCCGGGGGCCACGCCCGGGAGCGTGTCCTGATCGAGCATCGGCGGTGGCATCGTGGCGAGATCGTCCTGCCGCATGTCGACGGTGTCGTCGCCACGCGGCGGCATCGTCTTCGCGTCGTCCCGCTGCGGCGGCTCGGTGTCGTCGCCGCGCGGCGGGATCGTCTTCGCCTCGTGGAGCGGCCGCGGCGGGATCGTGTCGTCGCCGCGCGGCGGGATCGTCTTTGCGTCGTCGCCGCGCGGCCGCACCGTGTCCACGTCGCTCGCCGGCGGCGGGATCGTCTCGGCGGCCGCGGAGGAGGACCCGCGCGGCTCGTCGCTCGCCTCGGGCCGCATCATCTGCTCGACGAGCTGCTCCATGGGAATGGGCGGCGGCAACGTCTCGCGCTCCTGGATGAACTCCGGCAGCGGTTCGGCGTCGCCAAACGAGACCGAGACCACGGGCTGCGGCGGACGCACGGTGTCACCGGCGAGGCCGAGGCCTCGCGGCACGACTGGCTTCCGCGCGCCGCGATCCGCGGCGGCCTTGCCTTCCGGGCCCAGTCCCTGGTCTCCGGTCTCTTCGTTCGATCGTTCGGGAGGCTTTTGCGACATCACACCCCGACCAAGCGTCGCGCCGTGCTCACCCTTGCGGCCTGGCGATGACGCCCTTGAACATCCGGTGCGTGCGGGCGAGCGAGTCCATCTGACCACGAAGCGCGGTCAAATCCTTACGGGCGATCGCATCGCGGCAACGCTCGAGGATGGCGCGCGCCTTCTCGATGGCGTCACGCCCGAAATCGCTGGACTGAACGATGGCCTGTACCTTCGGGAACATCTTCTCGATGTCCGCGATGACCTTCTCGGCTTCCTGCTTGACCCCTTCGAATTCGTCGTTCGAGCGACGCTCGACGAGGTACTCCTTGGCGGCCTCCATCATCGCGCCGACCTCCTCCTTCGTGAGGCCGCTGGAAGCCGTGACCTGGATCGACTGCTGCTGGCCGGTCTCGAGGTCCTTCGCGCCGACGGAGACGATGCCGTCGCTGTCGATGGCGAACGTCACCTCGATCTCGACCTGACCCTTCGGCGCGCGCCGGAGCCCCGTGAGGACGAACTCGCCGAGCAGCTCGTTGCCCTCAGCCTGCGCGCTCTCGCCCTGCATGACCAGGATCTTCACGGCCGTCTGGTTGTCGCGGCTCGTCGTGAAGATCTTCGACCGGCTCGTGGGCACGGTCGTGTTCATCGGGATGAGCTCATCGAAGTTCGACCCGTGCGTCATGATGCCGAGCGCGTGCGGCGTGACGTCGAGCAGCACCATCTGCTTCGACTCGTCGACG
Protein-coding sequences here:
- a CDS encoding M1 family metallopeptidase gives rise to the protein MNQRQGGRGGWGRTALAIAVGLGATYGAALAATASVSAEPPAAAGVELAEAVIPPSSAGSGALPAFAAEPMAAHADPVASYTLRATLDPTLHQVRGEGTIVWRNASHIPQREIWLHLYLNAFKNEKTNYMRQRARGFRGGGALADYGWIRVSKLFARELDSELWDKADRHTPGDPDDETDIRVPLPRAIEPGETLTLDVAFVSDLPSVTLRTGFAESFHMVAQWFPKLAKIEPDGRWAHFPFYRFSEFYADYGNYDVTIDAPEGFVIGATGRLDKETAKGGRIERRFLQEDVHDFAFTAWDHFREVTATTADGVALRCLYPPGFDRVATIELDAVRFGLEHFGAAYGKYPYGTVTIVHPPRGAGEAGGMEYPTLITTGGAWWTPETGARAIEGVTLHELGHQWFYGLVATNEHAFPFLDEGLNTYAEGESMEARWPGNSALRLPGGFGVALPSAYRVAAAEVEHNDAVAQSAARFASGSDYGSLVYSRTATILNTLAGVYGPDRVREAIGRYTRRYRFRHPGPEELLGILRDTLGPDAELAARQAIFERGWVDYSVAEISSNRMEPLGGLFGDPQSPSAAPVLDTYGYRGRVLVRRRGTLVFPVDIDLVMEDGSTKRVRWEGKGVTHEVDYEGERRLVGAIIDPEHRVLLDDDLLNNAQNERGGGVGSRVLERGMFGAELLLWLLAP